In the genome of Dehalococcoidia bacterium, the window CATCCTCGGTGTACAATTCAGCTGCCGCTACGGCATCACCGCTGTTGTACATTTCCACGAATTCCGTGGTGAGTTCCCGAATCGCCTTTTCGCTCATGCAGCCCTCCCTTTTCTTCGGAGGGATTTGATAGCTCATGCCATTCGACAATAGTATGGGGCTCAACGTTGGTTTCATGCCTACTGTGCTTAGTGATAAAGAATTGTCTGCCCAACGTCGGATGGAACGGCCGCCACTAATTAATTTCTCCAAACTAAACCCGAGGTTTGACTGTCAAAGCTGTATTTTACCGAAGTCGGACTTGGTGAAGGCCATTCGCTGCTTTCCCCACCCCTTTTCATACTCAGTGATGATTTGCCAGGTTATCTCTAATTTGTTCTGCTTCCACTGCCCGTTTTCCTTCACATATTCGTCCGTGAAATAACCAGCCATCCAGTATGCCTTGTCAACAGTCGTTGGCTGGGCCATCGCCTGAAGCTCCCATATACCTCTGGCCAACGTGTCATTGGTAAATTCAATTAGTGGACTATGCAAGTGGTGAATACTAGGACGAGATCTTTGTCTGGTGACATCTGAGACAAGGTATCTTCGGAGCGCCTCCCTGCCCTTATAGAGACCAAATACCCCATAATCAATGATTGCATCTTCAGTGAAGGTGTCGATTGCGTCATCATATCGACCCATATCAATTGAGAATATGTATCTTCTTTTGAGATCCTTGATAGCCTCAATATCTTCCAGACGTTCGATCCGCTGTTGTAACGTTGTCATGTTCTCCTCTCCTCGATTCTTTTATATAGATATTTATGCTCTCGA includes:
- a CDS encoding nuclear transport factor 2 family protein; the encoded protein is MTTLQQRIERLEDIEAIKDLKRRYIFSIDMGRYDDAIDTFTEDAIIDYGVFGLYKGREALRRYLVSDVTRQRSRPSIHHLHSPLIEFTNDTLARGIWELQAMAQPTTVDKAYWMAGYFTDEYVKENGQWKQNKLEITWQIITEYEKGWGKQRMAFTKSDFGKIQL